From Microlunatus capsulatus, a single genomic window includes:
- a CDS encoding LuxR C-terminal-related transcriptional regulator, with product MLVVGGGARAAHAGLVLAAAETLTLRTHRPGEGGGGGRPDVVLVAFDQPAALEHALLEVRSGAGAARLVVLSEVDDPSVLAAAVRAGVDGWILPGTPAPEMVERLTRVAAGETGFCHVVTAMLVAVLRAGVAPPAAEPEVPPEPDPLTARERQVHDEVQVGRTIREIAQALSLSEVTVRWHATRAAKKLLRAVVPEPVPPVAAVVPAVAARALSLVPRPPRPVRPARRTTLSPAETRVAELVAQGLSNPQVAERLCISRHTVESHLKQIFAKLGVRSRVELTRALLTEAG from the coding sequence GTGCTGGTCGTCGGAGGGGGCGCCCGGGCCGCGCACGCGGGCCTGGTGCTCGCCGCGGCCGAGACGCTGACGCTGAGGACGCACCGCCCGGGTGAGGGCGGGGGCGGTGGCCGACCCGACGTCGTGCTGGTGGCCTTCGACCAGCCCGCGGCCCTGGAGCACGCGCTGCTCGAGGTCCGCTCCGGCGCCGGTGCGGCCCGGCTGGTGGTGCTGTCGGAGGTCGACGACCCGTCGGTCCTCGCCGCCGCCGTCCGCGCGGGGGTGGACGGCTGGATCCTGCCGGGCACGCCGGCGCCCGAGATGGTCGAGCGGCTGACGCGGGTCGCGGCGGGGGAGACCGGCTTCTGCCACGTCGTCACCGCCATGCTCGTCGCCGTGCTGCGCGCCGGCGTCGCCCCGCCCGCCGCGGAGCCCGAGGTGCCGCCCGAGCCCGACCCGCTGACGGCACGCGAGCGCCAGGTGCACGACGAGGTGCAGGTGGGTCGCACCATCCGCGAGATCGCGCAGGCGCTGTCGCTGAGCGAGGTCACCGTCCGCTGGCACGCCACCCGCGCCGCCAAGAAGCTGCTGCGCGCCGTGGTGCCGGAGCCCGTGCCCCCGGTGGCCGCCGTGGTCCCGGCGGTCGCCGCCCGGGCCCTGTCGCTGGTGCCGCGCCCGCCGCGCCCGGTCCGCCCGGCGCGACGGACGACCCTCAGTCCTGCCGAGACCCGTGTCGCCGAGCTGGTGGCGCAGGGGCTCAGCAACCCGCAGGTCGCCGAGCGGCTCTGCATCTCCCGGCACACCGTGGAGTCCCACCTCAAGCAGATCTTCGCCAAGCTCGGCGTCCGCTCGCGGGTGGAGCTCACCCGCGCGCTGCTCACCGAGGCCGGCTGA